A single genomic interval of Theropithecus gelada isolate Dixy chromosome 16, Tgel_1.0, whole genome shotgun sequence harbors:
- the DOC2B gene encoding double C2-like domain-containing protein beta — MTLRRRGEKATISIQEHMAIDVCPGPIRPIKQISDYFPRFPRGLPPDAGPRAAAPPDASASPAAASAGRRSPSDGAREDDEDVDQLFGAYGSSPGPSPGPSPARPPAKPPEDEPDADGYESDDCTALGTLDFSLLYDQENNALHCTITKAKGLKPMDHNGLADPYVKLHLLPGASKANKLRTKTLRNTLNPTWNETLTYYGITDEDMIRKTLRISVCDEDKFRHNEFIGETRVPLKKLKANHTKTFSICLEKQLPVDKSEDKSLEERGRILISLKYSSQKQGLLVGIVRCAHLAAMDANGYSDPYVKTYLRPDVDKKSKHKTAVKKKTLNPEFNEEFCYEIKHGDLAKKSLEVTVWDYDIGKSNDFIGGVVLGINAKGERLKHWFDCLKNKDKRIERWHTLTSELPGAVLSD; from the exons ATGACCCTCCGGCGGCGCGGGGAGAAGGCGACCATCAGCATCCAGGAGCATATGGCCATCGACGTGTGCCCCGGCCCCATCCGCCCCATCAAGCAGATCTCCGACTACTTCCCCCGCTTCCCGCGGGGCCTCCCCCCGGACGCCGGGCCCCGCGCCGCTGCGCCCCCGGACGCCTCCGCAAGCCCGGCCGCGGCCAGTGCCGGCCGCCGCAGCCCCTCCGACGGCGCCCGCGAGGACGACGAGGATGTGGACCAGCTCTTCGGAGCCTACGGCTCCAGCCCGGGCCCCAGCCCGGGTCCCAGCCCCGCGCGGCCGCCCGCCAAGCCGCCGGAGGACGAGCCGGACGCCGACGGCTACGAGTCGGACGATTGCA CCGCCCTGGGCACGCTGGACTTCAGCCTGCTGTATGACCAGGAGAACAACGCCCTCCACTGCACCATCACCAAGGCCAAG GGCCTGAAGCCGATGGACCACAATGGGCTGGCAGACCCCTACGTCAAGCTGCACCTGCTGCCAGGAGCCAGTAAG GCAAATAAGCTCAGAACAAAAACTCTCCGTAACACTCTGAACCCCACGTGGAATGAGACCCTCACTTACTACGGGATCACAGATGAAGACATGATCCGCAAAACGCTGCG GATCTCTGTGTGTGACGAGGACAAATTCCGGCACAATGAGTTCATCGGGGAGACACGCGTGCCCCTGAAGAAGCTGAAAGCCAACCACACCAAGACCTTCAGTATCTGCCTGGAGAAGCAGCTGCCG GTGGACAAGAGCGAAGACAAGTCCCTGGAGGAGCGAGGCCGCATCCTCATCTCCCTCAAGTACAGCTCGCAGAAGCAGGGCCTGCTGGTGGGCATCGTGCGGTGCGCACACCTGGCCGCCATGGACGCCAACGGCTACTCGGACCCTTACGTGAAAAC atacCTGAGGCCAGATGTGGACAAGAAATCCAAACATAAGACAGCGGTGAAGAAAAAAACCCTGAACCCGGAGTTTAACGAG GAGTTCTGTTACGAGATTAAGCATGGGGACCTGGCCAAGAAGTCCCTGGAGGTCACCGTTTGGGATTACGACATTGGAAAATCCAACGATTTTATTG GTGGCGTGGTTCTGGGCATCAACGCCAAGGGGGAGCGCCTGAAGCACTGGTTTGACTGCCTGAAGAACAAGGACAAGCGCATCGAGCGCTGGCACACACTCACCAGCGAGCTCCCAGGGGCCGTGCTCAGCGACTGA